GACTCTGCGCGAGCGCGACGATCGTGCGCGCGATCACGGCGTCGTTCGGATCGTCGAGCACGTCGCGCACGAACGACCTGTCGATCTTCAATTGCCCTAGCGGCAAGCGCTTCAGATACGACAGCGACGAATAGCCGACGCCGAAATCGTCGAGCGAAAACACCACACCCTTGGTACGTAGCAAGGTCATCTTGCGGATGATGTCTTCGACGTTGTCGACCAGCACGCTCTCCGTCAGTTCGAGCTTCAGGCGGCTCGGATCGGCGCCCGTGCGGGCCAGCGCGTCGAGCACGCTCGTCACGAAACTGTCCTCGCGAAGCTGCTGCGCGCTCACGTTGACGGCAATCGACAGATGCGCGCGGTCCGCGCGCAACGACCACTGCGCGAGCTGCCGGCAGGCTTTATCCAGCACCTTGTCGCCAAGCGCGAGAATCAGGCCCGTCTCTTCGGCGAGCGGAATGAATTCGGCGGGCGGCACGAGTCCATGCTGCGGATGCTGCCAGCGCACCAGCGCCTCGGCGCCCGTCACACGGTTGCCGTTGAACACCTGCGCCTGGTAATGCACGAGCAACTGGTCTTCATCGATTGCACGACGCAGCGCCGCTTCGAGCGCGGCGCGCTCCATCACGACCGTCTGCATCGCCGGATCGAAGAAGCATATCGCGTTGCGCCCGCTTTCCTTCGACTTGTACATCGCGAGATCGGACTGCTTCAGCAGTTCGTCGATCGAGGTTTCGTGGCCTGTGAAAAGCGTCGCGCCGATACTCGCCGTCGTGCGGAAGTCGGTGCCCGCGAGGTAGTACGGGTTGGACAGCGCGGCCAGCACTTTTTCGGCGGCGCCTTCGGTTTCGCTCGCGGCTTCGTCGCGACTACGGCTCAGATCGCTCAGCACGATCACGAACTCGTCGCCGCCCATGCGCGCCACCGTATCGCCTTCGCGCACGCTCGCCAGCAGCCGTCCCGCGACCTGGCCCAGCAGCATGTCGCCCTTGTCGTGGCCGAGCGTGTCGTTGAGCGTCTTGAAGTTGTCGAGATCGACGAACAGCAGCGCGCCGTGCGAATGGTTCTGCGCGCTCAGCGCGATCACCTGCTTCAGCCGGTCGCGCAACAGCGTGCGGTTCGGCAGATGCGTGAGCGCGTCGAAGAACGCGAGTTCCTTGATCTGTTCCTCCGCGAGCTTGCGTTCCGTGATGTCGTAGTGCGTGCCGATGTAATGCGTGACGCGGCCGTCGTCGGCTTTCACAGCCGTGATGGTCAGCCACTTCGGATAGATCTCGCCGTTCTTGCGACGGTCCCAGATCTCGCCCTGCCAGCCGCCGACGCGACGGATCGTCTCCCACATCTCGCGGAAGAACGCGGCGTCGTGGCGGCCCGAACTGAGCAGACGCGGGTTCCTGCCGATCACGTCTTCGGCGGAATAGCCCGTGCATTTGGTGAACGCCGAATTGACGCGCAGGATCGTGCCGCCGGCGTCCGTCACCATCATGCCTTCGAGCGAATCGAACGCGACGGCGGCGATGCGCAGTTCGGCTTCGCTCTCGCGCACTTCGGCCGTCATCTTCGAAGCGAGCCGCATTGCGCGGCTGCGGCCGCTCGCGAGGCTCCACGCGAGCAAGGCGAGCAGCAGGCTCAGCCCCGCGCCCGTGCAGGCGATCAGCAGCTTCGCGTTGTGCCCGAAGCGCGCCTTGAAGTCGGGCAGCGCGGTCATCGACAGCGTCCAGTCGTGCCCGCCCACCACGAGGTATTCGTTCGCCGAAATCACTTCGCGCTGCTTCGGCTCGGCCGAGCGGTACAGCAGCGATTCGGACGACGGCTGCGTGCCGTCGTAGATCGAGAGGAAGAGTCCGGGCGGCTGGTCGCCATAGAGACTGGCCAGCACGTCGCGCATGCGGAACGCCGCGTAGACCCAGCCGAGCAGATGCGCACGGCGATCCTCGACGGTGTCTTGCGGCGCGCCGCGTTCGTAGACGGGCAGATACATCACGAAGCCGGCCACGGGCCGCGCGTCCGAATCCGACGCGAGTTGCACCTTGCCCGACACGACGGCGAGGCCCGAGTCGCGTGACTTCTCCATCGCGAGGCGGCGCACGGGGCTCGCCCACGAGTCATAGCCGAGCAGCGCATTGGGATCGGCGTACACGGGCTCGCGCGCGACGACAGGCGCGTAGCCGTCGCGCTCGCCAAGCGGATCGATCGAATAATGTCTGCCGATGCGTCCGTGCATTTCGGCGATGTGCGCATCGTGCCGTTGCGCGGGCACCCATTGCACGACACCGAGCGCCTGCATGCCCGCGACGCTCGCGTCGGCATTGACCGCGCCGACGTAGCCGTGAAACGCGTCGAGATCGAGCGAGCCGCGCGCCGCGAACATACCCTGCACGCCGCGCAGCATCTGCTCGTAGGTGGCCATCCGCTGCTCGATGCGGCTGACGGCATCGCCCAGTGCGAAATTGAATTCGGAAAGCAGTTCGCGCCGCACCGCCTGACGCTCGTGATCCCACACTGACCAGGTGATCGACAACCCGGTCAGCAGAATCACCAGCGGCAACAGGACGAGGCGCGCGCGGCTCATCGCGGTAGCGTGAAATCGACCATCGAATCCGCCAGTTCAGGTTTGAAATACTTCCTGAAAATGCGGCGCACCGTGCCGTCCGCGCGCATCTCTTCGACGAGCGCGCGCCACTTGTCCCGCTCTTCCGGCGACAACGCCCTCTTCGACATGATGAGGCCGTGCGGCGTGGCGGGATCGTTGAATTCGATGATGGTGGTGATGTCGCGGATGCGCTTCTCATCCAGCGCCGGATAGTCGAACGGCTCGATGATCATCCCCTGAATGCTGCCGCGCATCAGCGCCTGATAGAGCGGATCCAGTCCGCCCGCCTGACTGACGCGATTGGCTGCGGCAAGTGTATCGACCAGTTCGTTAGCCGACTGACCATACCGGAAGCTTCGGATGACGCCAAGCTGAAACTTGTCGTTGTGTTCAAAATCGGACAGTTGCCGGATACCGGCGTCCTTGCGCACGAGCAGATAGAACTTGTCGCTGAAGTAATACGCGAACGACGCGTACTGATCGCGCTCTTCGTTGGTGATGCCGGACAGGCTGAAATCGAGCGCACCCGATTCGATCACCTTCCAGATGCGCGCCCGCGACATCAGGCTCACGCGAATTTCGCAGCCGCTGCGGCGCGCCAGTTCGTCGGCGAAATCCTTGTCGATGCCGGCGTTGGTGTCCTGCGAATAGAGCAGCCCATGATCGTGCAGCGCGAGCGTAAACGGACGCGTGCAGTCGGGGCCGCCTGCGAATGCGCAAGTGCTGGCAGCCGCCAGCGTGAGCGCGCCTAGCAAGCCGATGAATCCGCGGTAAATCACGGTGACGCTCCCCGTCGTTGGGTGGTGGGTGCTATGGCCGTCGCCGGCCAGGCGATCGCTCGCGGAACGATTCGCGAGCCTACGCGAAAATGAACCATTCGGGTTAACGGCAAAAAAGACGGCCGACTTGACCTGGTGTTTGCGCGAATACGGGATGCTCTCTCTCGCTGTTCATTTCATTTCGCCGACGCCGGAGCATCCGCGCCATCCGCACACTTTGCAACGTCACGCCACCGTCGCCACGAAAATCGCGTTGTTGACGGCGTGCAGCAGCATCGGCATCGCGAGGCCCTTCGTCTTCTTCGCGAGCCAGCCCGCTACGAGCGCCAGCAGGAACAGATAGGCGAACGCGCGGAAATCCTGATGCATCGACGCGAACACGACCGCCTGAATCACGTTCGACCAGCGGAAGCCCAGATGCCGCGACAATCCGCCCAGCAGCGCGCCGCGAAAAACGAGTTCTTCGATGATGGGCACGGCCACGCACAGAATGACGACGGCGAGCGGCAGCGAGCCCATTCCCTTCGCGCCGATCACGATCGATTGCGCGAATGACACGACGCTCGTATCCGCGACGTGCGGCGCGTGCGACGCCGTCGCCCAGCGCAGCACGTTGATGCTGAGAACGGCGGCCGCGGGCAGAATCCACTTCAGGTTCCACGCGCCACGTCCCCACAGGCCACGCCACGCGATGCGCCTGACGATCCACGCGAGACCGGCTGCAGCGAACAGCAGTGTCCACAGATAAGCGATCACGAGATCGCTCTGCCAGCCGATGCGCCCTACCTTGTCCTTTACTTGCGCGATCAGCGCGGTGCCCGAATGAAACGACATCACCAGCCAGAGCACCACTGAAAACAGACTCAGCGCATACCACGCATGCCGAAGCCCGATGCCCGCGAAGAGCGGCTCGGACACCTTGCCCTTGCGCAAGCGGACCACGCCGCGATAGTGAACGGGAAACATCAGCAGCCCCGGCAGGCACGCGATGATGACGACCGTGAACAGGCAGCTGAAGGCGATCGGCATCAGGTCGCGCGTGAGGGCCGCGGCCGGCTTCAAGGACAACACATGCGCGTATGCGGATACGAGGCGCGCCGCGTTGTGCGTGCGCGAATACTCGTCGGCAATGACGGCGGCGGCGGCGTTGGCATCGCGCGTATCGAAGGCGACGTCCAGACGCAACTGGCGCAACGCGGGCGGATCGTTCCTGATGGGCGTCTTGTCGGCTGACAGCACCGACTGCGCGGCGGTGGAATCGCCCGCGTGCTGCATGGTGCGCGCGCGCGTGTAGGTGTCGATCTTCACGCCCGCCTTGTCGGCGCGACGCAGTTCGTCGAGCGCAGCGGCGGGAGTCAGTGTGTCGACGGCGGCGTTGATCCGCCGCGCCTCCTGCCAGCCCGCCTTCGCGACGGGCGACGCCGCCAGCAGCGCAACACCTTCCTGCACCTTGCCATGCGTGCCGAAATAGCGGACGGCGTCCAGCAATTGCGGGCTGTCTTTGTCGAGATGCGCAGCGATGACGGCTTCTTCGCCGGCTCGCTTCTCGTCTTTCTGCGCCGCGTACGCGCGCGAAAGGGCCGCATGAAGACGCGCCTTCTGCGAAGGCGTCCAGCCGGCCGAACGCGCGACGAGCGGCTCGCCGAAACTCGCGGCGTCCTTGCCGAAGCGCTGCTCGAGAATGAACAGCGACGCGTCGGCAATCGACGGAAACTCTTTTTCGAGGCGCGCGCGGCACGCGTCGAGATCTTTCGACGCGACGTCCGTCCACGTCAGATCCTCGGACCACGCATAGCGTTGAATGAAAGTGCAGCGAGCGATCGCAAGGGCTGCGTCGTCGGGATGCTGCTTCTGCGCCGCATCGTAGGCGTCGAGGACTTTTTTGTAGGCCGTCTGCTGCTGGTTCGAGACGAGTTCGGATGCGCGATCCGCGGAGTGCAGCAGATCGGGCGATGGCATCGTGTCAGCGGCGTGACAGAGCGGGCCAAACTGGCAAAGCAGCGCGGCGCCCCATGCGAACAGATACTTGCGGATCGGCTTCATGGTCAGGTCGACAGCGTGCCTGTCACGCGTTGCAACAGCCAGGACCGTGGCGTCCCCGCTTCTCTCAGATAGTTGTACATGACTCTTGTCTCGCAGAACGCTCGAGCATGCTTACGGCAAGAGAATCGCGAAACTTTAGATGCGCACGGCACGCGCAGGTCCGCCGGAACCGGTTTGACAATGCGGGTTTGACAATTCGAATTCGAAGGCACAAAAGCAACGCGCCCACGACCTCGAAGATCGTGGGCGCGTAAAACGCCTGTTTGACGAAAAGAGAATTGCTGCTCAGTGTCCCAGCGATTCGAGCTTGCCCGCCGCCACGTCGCTGACCTGCGGCCTCGCCATCTGCTTGATCAGCAGCGCGACGCACGCGACCAGGCCGGCAATCGCAATCGTCGCGAACACGCCCGCGAACGTGAAGTGGCGACGCGTCAATTCGGCGACGAGGAACGACCCGGCAATCCCGCCGAAGCGTCCGACGCCGAGCATCCACGCGACACCCGTGCCGCGCCCTTCCGTCGGATAGAAGGCAGCCGCGAGAGCGGGCATCGACGATTGCGCCGTGTTCATCAGCACGCCCGCGATGAACACGATCGCCACGAGCGCGCCGACGTTGCCCGCCGCCTGCCCGATGAAGTACACGCTCACGGCCGTCAGCGCATAGCAAACGGCGATCACACGATTCGCGTTGAAGCGGTCCATCAGCACGCCGGCCAACACCGCGCCGACACCGCCGAGCGGGAACAGCGCCGAAATCAGCGTCGCGCTCTTCGGCGTGAGGCCGGCGTCTTTCAGCAGGATCGGCATCCAGTTGATCGACGCGTAGAAAATCACGAGGCCCATGAAGTACGTGACCCACAGCATCACCGAGCCGATGATGTACGAGCGCGACAGCACCACGCCCAGACCCTTGCTGCCCGTTTGCGGCGCCGTCTCCGTCATCACGAACGAACCGGCGTTCAGCGCCTCTTGCGAGATGCGCGCGAGCGTCGCGCGAATCCGTTCGACAGGCTGATTATTCGCCACCATGAAGCGCACCGACTCCGGCATCTTCAGCAACAGCATTACGCCGAGCACCAGCGGCGTCACGCCGCCGAGCATCAGCACGCTGCGCCAGCCGAAATGAGGAATCATCCACGCGGCGAGGAAGCCGCCGAATGCCGCGCCGAGCGGAAAGCCGCAGAACATCAGGTTGATCACCGTCGCGCGACGGCGGTCCGGGCAGAACTCGCCCATCATCGTGACCGCGTTCGGCATCGCAGCGCCGAGACCGACGCCCGTGATGAATCGCAGCACGGTCAACGTGCCGATGCTCGACGAAAACGCCGACGCGAGGCACGCGATGCCGAAGAGAAAGACGGACGTGAGCAACAGCGAGCGGCGCCCCAAACGGTCGGACAGCGGACCCGAACCGAGCGCCCCGCACGCGAGGCCGAACAGCGCGGCGCTTAGCACAGGCGCGAGGTCCGGCTTCGAGAGGCCCCACTCGGTCAGCAGCGACGGCGCAATGAAGCCGATCGCCGCCGTATCGAAACCGTCCAGCAGGACGATCACGAAACACATGAAAAACACGAGCCATTGGAAGCCGCCGAACGGCTGCTCATTGATGAACGTCTGAACGTTCACGACGGAAGTGCGGTTCATCGCCTGTCTCCAGCTACGCGGCGCAGTGCACATGCTGCGCCTGTCACTCTATATTGCCTCAGAAGCGAGGCGCGAAATTCATCTTCGCGACGAACGCGTTTGTTCGCATGTCGCACAATCTTTCAAATTGCGAACACTTTAGCCTTTTGCGCCGACGAGCGTCAACGAAGGGTTATTACTGATGGCTCGGCCTCTCGTACTTTCCGAACTGCGAATCCAGACGACGCGTGAGCAATTTTTCGCAGCAGTCCGGCTTCACATCGCGTTACCTGCCAAGCGTTTTACCCCGCAAAACAAGGCACAAAACTTAACTTTTAATATTTCGGATACCTTATTTAAATAGACAAAATATCGCGACCAGAAATGGATGACACCTCGTTCATCGACCAGACTCAGGAAACCAGACGCGCGACGGCATCCCGCATCCTCTTCCCGCGGATGCGCTTTCATTGCCTTTCCTCCCCTCTTTGACGCGTTCCGACAACGGCGCCTCACTTACAAACAAAAAACTTTCTTTACGTTTTACTTTCATATATAACGACAGGGCATGTCGCGAACACGCCTGTCTCGCACATGTCCTCAGCCCACCAGTGCTAGCCGGTGGGCTTTTTTTTGGTGCGTACGCTTAATCGCAGGCCACATACAAATTCCTTTCATCAGTCCATTCGACTCGGTGAAAACCCCTCCAAGCTTTCGCTTGACTTACTTGATATATCACATATCGTATGGAATCTATCAGCGATGCATTTTGTGAGTCGCTGGTCGGAAGAGCCGCTTAGGCCCCCGCAAATACCTGGCAGGCAAGTTTCGCAACTATCGTGCACGCGACCCGGTCATGCGCCCACGCGCCGGTTCGGGTCGACAAAGGAGACAGCGATGAAAACAGAGCATCAGGAAGGGCCGCAGTCGTGGTACGCATCACCGTGGGTGCAGCTCGTATTCGGCGTGGTCTGCATGGCGATGATCGCCAACATGCAGTACGGCTGGACACTGTTCGTCAATCCGATCGACGAGAAGTATCACTGGGGCCGCGCGGCCATTCAGGTCGCGTTCACGATCTTCGTCGTGACGGAGACCTGGCTCGTGCCGATCGAAGGCTATCTCGTCGACAAGTACGGGCCTAAGCCCGTTGTGGTCGCGGGCGGCTTGCTGTGCGCGGTGGCCTGGGTGATCAACTCGATGGCTTCGTCGCTGCCGCTGCTGTACCTCGCCGCCGCTATCGGCGGGATCGGCGCGGGCGCGGTGTACGGCACGTGCGTCGGCAATGCGCTGAAGTGGTTCCCGACGCGTCGCGGTCTCGCTGCGGGCATCACTGCGGCCGGCTTCGGCGCGGGATCGGCGGCCACGGTCGTGCCGATCGCAAACATGATCAAGAGCAGCGGCTACGAAGCGACCTTCCTGTGGTTCGGTCTCGGCCAGGGCATCGTCGTGTTCCTGCTGGGCATGTTCCTGCTCGCGCCGCCCGCCACGATGCTCGCGTCCGTGAAGAACGCGGCGAAGCGCCTCGTTCACAACGCGACGCCGCGCGAAGTCGTCTCCGCACCGGTGTTCTGGGTGATGTACCTGATGTTCGTGATGATGGCGGCAGGCGGTCTGATGGCGACGGCGCAGCTCGGGCCGATCGCGAAGGACTTCGGCCTGCACGATTCGCCCGTGTCGCTGCTCGGTCTGACGCTGCCCGCGCTGACGTTCGCGCTGACCATCGACCGCGTGCTCAACGGCCTGACGCGTCCGTTCTTCGGCTGGATCTCGGATCGCATCGGCCGCGAGAACACGATGTTCGTCGCGTTCGCGATCGAGGCGGTCGGCATTCTCGCGCTGTCGAAGTTCGGCCAGAGCCCGGTTGCGTTCGTCGTCCTGACGGGCATCGTGTTCTTCGCGTGGGGCGAGATCTACAGCCTGTTCCCGGCGACCTGCGGCGACACGTTCGGCCCGAAGTTCGCGGCCACCAACGCCGGCCTGCTGTACACGGCGAAGGGCACGGCTGCGCTGCTCGTGCCGTTCACGAGCATCGTCACGGCAGCAACGGGCAGCTGGCACGCCGTCTTCATGCTCGCGTCGGGCATGGCGGCCGTCGCGGCGTTGCTGGCGCTCTTCGTGCTCAAGCCGATGCGCCGCGCCTACGCGCTTCAGCATTCGGAGCCGTCGCTGGAAGTGCCGTACGGTTCGTCGACGCGCATCAGCGACTCGGCGCGTATTTCGGCTGAAGGAGGCTGATCGGCGGGACGTAGTTTTGATGTCGGTTTTGACGTAACAAGATGCCCGTCCGCCAGCGCGCGACGGGCATCCGCTTTTCCGAAACGCAAAGAAGCACGCCAAACCTGGCGCACTCTGTAGCAGCGCGCGTGACACACTGCCCTCATCGGGCGTCGATTGTCACGTTTGCGCGCCGCCCGAAGGCCACAGCGCATTTCTGGCACGAACCGTGCGCGCCCCGCTTGCGCCGATACGCACGCCGCCCAAACCCAGCCTCGCCAGCCGTCGCATCACCCGGCGTCCGTGTCGCCCTTCCGACACTGGCCGACCGACAGAGGCGAATCCGATGGACCGCGAAGAGCTACTCGAAGACTGGCGCACGCTCGCGCTCGATATCGAGCATCAGGTAGAGAACGCCGTCATCGGGCAGCCCGACACCATCCGGCTCATCAACGTTGCGCTGTTCGCGCGCGGCCACGTGCTGCTCGAAGGCGGCGTCGGCGTCGGCAAGACGACGATCCTGCGTGCGTTCGCGCGAGCGATCGGCGGCGATTTCGAGCGCGTGGAAGGCACGATCGATCTGATGCCGGGCGATCTCGTCTATCACACGTATGTCGATGCCGAAGGCAGGCCGCGGATCGAACCGGGCCCGCTGATCAAACACGGCGAACGGCTCGCGACATTCTTCTTCAATGAGATCAACCGCGCGCGTCCGCAGGTGCAATCGCTGCTGCTGCGCGCGATGGCCGAGCGTTCAGTGTTCGCGTTCGATCGCGAGTACCGCTTTCCTCATATGACCGTGTTCGCCGACCGCAACAAGGTCGAGAAGGAAGAGACGTTCGAACTGGCGGCAGCAGCGCGCGATCGATTCATGTTTGAACTGAATATGTCGACGCCCGACGATGCGCCCGCGCGTCGCGCGCTCGTCTTCGATCCCGACTTCCACGACACGGATGCGCTGCTCGCACGCGTGACGCCGGACGTGCTGCCGTGGCAACGATTGAATACGATTGCCGCGAGCATCCAGCGCACGATCCACGCGAGCGAAGCGATCGAACGCTATGCGCTCGATATCTGGCGCGCAACCGAAAACCCCGCGCAGTTCGATATCGCGCTCGACGATGTCGACATGCAGCGCCTGATTCTCGCGGGCGCGAGTCCACGCGGCATGAGCGCGCTGCTGCGCGCGGCGCGCGTCGTCGCGTGGCTCGACGGACGCACGTATCTGACGCCCGAGGACATTCACGGCGTACTGCTGCCGACGCTCGGTCATCGTGTGTACTTCACGCCGATCTACGAGTTGCGCCGCCAGCAACTCGCCGATGCGTTGATGGAACAGATCGTGTCGCGAGTCGCCGCGCCG
This genomic interval from Paraburkholderia sabiae contains the following:
- a CDS encoding bifunctional diguanylate cyclase/phosphodiesterase, encoding MSRARLVLLPLVILLTGLSITWSVWDHERQAVRRELLSEFNFALGDAVSRIEQRMATYEQMLRGVQGMFAARGSLDLDAFHGYVGAVNADASVAGMQALGVVQWVPAQRHDAHIAEMHGRIGRHYSIDPLGERDGYAPVVAREPVYADPNALLGYDSWASPVRRLAMEKSRDSGLAVVSGKVQLASDSDARPVAGFVMYLPVYERGAPQDTVEDRRAHLLGWVYAAFRMRDVLASLYGDQPPGLFLSIYDGTQPSSESLLYRSAEPKQREVISANEYLVVGGHDWTLSMTALPDFKARFGHNAKLLIACTGAGLSLLLALLAWSLASGRSRAMRLASKMTAEVRESEAELRIAAVAFDSLEGMMVTDAGGTILRVNSAFTKCTGYSAEDVIGRNPRLLSSGRHDAAFFREMWETIRRVGGWQGEIWDRRKNGEIYPKWLTITAVKADDGRVTHYIGTHYDITERKLAEEQIKELAFFDALTHLPNRTLLRDRLKQVIALSAQNHSHGALLFVDLDNFKTLNDTLGHDKGDMLLGQVAGRLLASVREGDTVARMGGDEFVIVLSDLSRSRDEAASETEGAAEKVLAALSNPYYLAGTDFRTTASIGATLFTGHETSIDELLKQSDLAMYKSKESGRNAICFFDPAMQTVVMERAALEAALRRAIDEDQLLVHYQAQVFNGNRVTGAEALVRWQHPQHGLVPPAEFIPLAEETGLILALGDKVLDKACRQLAQWSLRADRAHLSIAVNVSAQQLREDSFVTSVLDALARTGADPSRLKLELTESVLVDNVEDIIRKMTLLRTKGVVFSLDDFGVGYSSLSYLKRLPLGQLKIDRSFVRDVLDDPNDAVIARTIVALAQSLGLGVIAEGVETQAQRKFLADAGCHAYQGYLFCRPLPIEDFEAFTDTFDSQEPALETP
- a CDS encoding substrate-binding periplasmic protein, coding for MIYRGFIGLLGALTLAAASTCAFAGGPDCTRPFTLALHDHGLLYSQDTNAGIDKDFADELARRSGCEIRVSLMSRARIWKVIESGALDFSLSGITNEERDQYASFAYYFSDKFYLLVRKDAGIRQLSDFEHNDKFQLGVIRSFRYGQSANELVDTLAAANRVSQAGGLDPLYQALMRGSIQGMIIEPFDYPALDEKRIRDITTIIEFNDPATPHGLIMSKRALSPEERDKWRALVEEMRADGTVRRIFRKYFKPELADSMVDFTLPR
- a CDS encoding CPBP family intramembrane glutamic endopeptidase, which gives rise to MKPIRKYLFAWGAALLCQFGPLCHAADTMPSPDLLHSADRASELVSNQQQTAYKKVLDAYDAAQKQHPDDAALAIARCTFIQRYAWSEDLTWTDVASKDLDACRARLEKEFPSIADASLFILEQRFGKDAASFGEPLVARSAGWTPSQKARLHAALSRAYAAQKDEKRAGEEAVIAAHLDKDSPQLLDAVRYFGTHGKVQEGVALLAASPVAKAGWQEARRINAAVDTLTPAAALDELRRADKAGVKIDTYTRARTMQHAGDSTAAQSVLSADKTPIRNDPPALRQLRLDVAFDTRDANAAAAVIADEYSRTHNAARLVSAYAHVLSLKPAAALTRDLMPIAFSCLFTVVIIACLPGLLMFPVHYRGVVRLRKGKVSEPLFAGIGLRHAWYALSLFSVVLWLVMSFHSGTALIAQVKDKVGRIGWQSDLVIAYLWTLLFAAAGLAWIVRRIAWRGLWGRGAWNLKWILPAAAVLSINVLRWATASHAPHVADTSVVSFAQSIVIGAKGMGSLPLAVVILCVAVPIIEELVFRGALLGGLSRHLGFRWSNVIQAVVFASMHQDFRAFAYLFLLALVAGWLAKKTKGLAMPMLLHAVNNAIFVATVA
- a CDS encoding MFS transporter is translated as MNRTSVVNVQTFINEQPFGGFQWLVFFMCFVIVLLDGFDTAAIGFIAPSLLTEWGLSKPDLAPVLSAALFGLACGALGSGPLSDRLGRRSLLLTSVFLFGIACLASAFSSSIGTLTVLRFITGVGLGAAMPNAVTMMGEFCPDRRRATVINLMFCGFPLGAAFGGFLAAWMIPHFGWRSVLMLGGVTPLVLGVMLLLKMPESVRFMVANNQPVERIRATLARISQEALNAGSFVMTETAPQTGSKGLGVVLSRSYIIGSVMLWVTYFMGLVIFYASINWMPILLKDAGLTPKSATLISALFPLGGVGAVLAGVLMDRFNANRVIAVCYALTAVSVYFIGQAAGNVGALVAIVFIAGVLMNTAQSSMPALAAAFYPTEGRGTGVAWMLGVGRFGGIAGSFLVAELTRRHFTFAGVFATIAIAGLVACVALLIKQMARPQVSDVAAGKLESLGH
- the oxlT gene encoding oxalate/formate MFS antiporter, which produces MKTEHQEGPQSWYASPWVQLVFGVVCMAMIANMQYGWTLFVNPIDEKYHWGRAAIQVAFTIFVVTETWLVPIEGYLVDKYGPKPVVVAGGLLCAVAWVINSMASSLPLLYLAAAIGGIGAGAVYGTCVGNALKWFPTRRGLAAGITAAGFGAGSAATVVPIANMIKSSGYEATFLWFGLGQGIVVFLLGMFLLAPPATMLASVKNAAKRLVHNATPREVVSAPVFWVMYLMFVMMAAGGLMATAQLGPIAKDFGLHDSPVSLLGLTLPALTFALTIDRVLNGLTRPFFGWISDRIGRENTMFVAFAIEAVGILALSKFGQSPVAFVVLTGIVFFAWGEIYSLFPATCGDTFGPKFAATNAGLLYTAKGTAALLVPFTSIVTAATGSWHAVFMLASGMAAVAALLALFVLKPMRRAYALQHSEPSLEVPYGSSTRISDSARISAEGG
- a CDS encoding AAA family ATPase, translated to MDREELLEDWRTLALDIEHQVENAVIGQPDTIRLINVALFARGHVLLEGGVGVGKTTILRAFARAIGGDFERVEGTIDLMPGDLVYHTYVDAEGRPRIEPGPLIKHGERLATFFFNEINRARPQVQSLLLRAMAERSVFAFDREYRFPHMTVFADRNKVEKEETFELAAAARDRFMFELNMSTPDDAPARRALVFDPDFHDTDALLARVTPDVLPWQRLNTIAASIQRTIHASEAIERYALDIWRATENPAQFDIALDDVDMQRLILAGASPRGMSALLRAARVVAWLDGRTYLTPEDIHGVLLPTLGHRVYFTPIYELRRQQLADALMEQIVSRVAAP